The following are encoded together in the Oncorhynchus gorbuscha isolate QuinsamMale2020 ecotype Even-year linkage group LG03, OgorEven_v1.0, whole genome shotgun sequence genome:
- the LOC124023428 gene encoding G-protein coupled receptor 61-like: protein MEPPVDSSTSPWNSSQSSLSGLPGPWLPAFPASLHPNASKVSLPVGTGASRAPLAQSLALCVMLLMDLLAVVGNLAVMAVITKTPQLRKFAFVFHLCLVDLLAALVLMPLGMLPDRVLAHDEALCRSYLCLSVGLVSAAILSISAINVERYYYIVHPMRHEVKMTVGVVVTVLVGIWIKAIVTSAMPLLGWVFQGSQGVGVELGGGLEAPMIPSHPSQRRCSLHWTGGGGTTRLIFMLFFTFVYFLCPVLIILVVYCNMFKVARVAAMQHGPLPTGMDTPGPRPHRSESLSSQSTMAASLGGPGGGPGGPCPPLRTPSQRTFNGGKAVAVLVAVGGQFLCCWLPYFSFHLYAALVSTPPASLASDQMEEVVTWIGYFCFTSNPLFYGCLNRQIRTELGRSLACIFKRAGPGNGDQLASREASIEENFLQFLQGTGCNLEPCESQAHSRASRPEELKEAGERGPLQDGPCQENTRVQEHMPVDFHIPGQIIEETSEFLEQQHLNLNNDINLAENCCRVHRTLLDSA from the exons atggAGCCTCCTGTTGACAGCTCCACCTCCCCCTGGAACTcttcccagtcctctctctccggACTTCCAG GTCCCTGGCTCCCAGCCTTCCCAGCCTCGCTGCACCCCAATGCCTCTAAAGTGAGTCTTCCCGTGGGCACCGGCGCCAGCAGAGCCCCCCTGGCCCAGTCCCTGGCCCTGTGTGTGATGCTTCTCATGGACCTCTTAGCGGTCGTAGGCAACCTAGCCGTCATGGCTGTCATCACCAAGACGCCGCAGCTGAGGAAGTTCGCCTTCGTGTTCCACCTGTGTCTGGTTGATCTGCTGGCGGCTCTGGTTCTGATGCCTCTGGGCATGCTGCCGGACCGGGTTTTGGCGCACGATGAGGCACTGTGCCGGAGCTACCTCTGTCTTAGCGTGGGTCTGGTCAGTGCTGCCATCTTGTCTATCTCTGCCATCAACGTGGAGAGGTACTATTATATTGTCCACCCCATGCGCCATGAGGTCAAGATGACCGTGGGGGTGGTTGTGACGGTGTTGGTCGGGATCTGGATCAAAGCTATTGTCACGTCAGCAATGCCACTCCTGGGCTGGGTCTTCCAGGGGAGCCAGGGGGTAGGGGTCGAACTCGGAGGGGGACTAGAGGCTCCCATGATCCCGAGTCATCCAAGCCAAAGACGTTGCTCCCTACACTGGACCGGAGGAGGAGGGACCACACGGTTAATATTCATGCTCTTCTTCACCTTTGTTTACTTCCTGTGTCCAGTGCTGATCATCCTTGTTGTGTACTGTAACATGTTTAAAGTAGCCAGGGTCGCAGCCATGCAGCATGGCCCCTTACCTACCGGGATGGACACACCTGGGCCCCGCCCTCACCGCTCCGAGTCCCTCAGCAGCCAATCCACCATGGCTGCCAGCCTGGGAGGCCCCGGAGGTGGCCCTGGGGGCCCATGTCCTCCACTCCGCACCCCCAGTCAGAGGACCTTCAACGGGGGTAAAGCTGTGGCAGTCCTGGTGGCGGTTGGAGGCCAGTTCCTTTGCTGCTGGCTGCCTTACTTCTCCTTTCACCTGTACGCCGCCCTGGTCTCCACCCCCCCAGCCTCCCTGGCTTCGGACCAGATGGAGGAAGTCGTGACCTGGATCGGTTACTTCTGCTTCACCTCTAACCCCTTATTCTACGGCTGTCTGAACCGGCAGATCCGCACGGAGCTGGGCCGAAGCCTGGCCTGTATCTTTAAGCGGGCGGGGCCGGGCAACGGGGATCAGCTGGCCAGCCGAGAGGCCTCCATCGAGGAGAACTTCCTCCAGTTCCTCCAGGGGACAGGGTGCAATCTGGAGCCCTGCGAATCTCAGGCACACAGCAGGGCTAGCAGGCCAGAGGAGCTGAAGGAGGCGGGGGAGAGGGGCCCTCTTCAAGATGGACCTTGTCAGGAGAACACGCGGGTCCAGGAACACATGCCTGTTGACTTCCACATCCCTGGACAGATTATCGAGGAGACCTCTGAGTTCTTGGAGCAGCAGCATCTGAATCTGAACAATGACATCAACCTAGCAGAGAACTGCTGCAGGGTACACAGAACATTGCTGGACAGCGCCTGA